In one Candidatus Methylomirabilis sp. genomic region, the following are encoded:
- a CDS encoding cob(I)yrinic acid a,c-diamide adenosyltransferase translates to MKIYTRKGDKGETGLIGGVRLLKSALRVEAYGEVDELNAILGWIRAKLTDETIRAELLQIQRDLFAVGAQLADPTGHVEQKAEKAGLHEGRVRELEGIIDRYDTVLSPLRAFILPGGSEGGALLHLARTVCRRAERRMVALSRDVPLSPVLITYINRLSDLLFTLARAVNRKAGIEEIPW, encoded by the coding sequence ATGAAAATCTATACGCGGAAGGGTGATAAAGGTGAGACCGGGCTGATCGGCGGGGTGAGGCTCTTAAAATCCGCCCTTCGAGTCGAAGCGTACGGGGAGGTGGACGAGCTGAACGCCATCCTGGGCTGGATCAGGGCCAAGTTGACGGACGAGACGATCAGGGCAGAGCTGTTGCAGATCCAGCGCGACCTCTTCGCCGTTGGCGCGCAGCTTGCCGATCCGACCGGCCATGTGGAGCAGAAGGCCGAGAAGGCTGGCCTCCACGAGGGAAGGGTTCGAGAACTGGAAGGGATTATCGATCGGTACGATACCGTGTTGAGCCCACTTCGCGCCTTTATCCTGCCAGGCGGCTCAGAGGGCGGCGCGCTGCTCCACCTGGCCAGGACTGTCTGCCGACGGGCAGAGCGGCGCATGGTCGCATTGTCCCGGGACGTGCCGCTCTCGCCGGTACTCATTACTTATATCAATCGGCTCTCCGACCTCCTCTTCACCTTGGCTAGGGCGGTCAATCGTAAGGCGGGGATCGAAGAGATTCCTTGGTAG
- a CDS encoding A/G-specific adenine glycosylase codes for MQLFILRPMPPVNNHFPDPTIRRKFQQRLLRWYARHRRDLPWRKTSDPYKILVSEVMLQQTQVDRVVPKYKQFLRKYPSIEVLASASVNDVEAAWRPLGYNIRPVRLHAIAQETVQQHGGKIPASLEKLQAFKGIGRYTAGAVMSFAFRKDAPILDTNVKRLLQRVFLGSMNGNGSKPVKRLWDLSETLIPKGKGYDFNQAMMDLGALICTARKPNCSICPMRALCISYPWDKENKSCLKLRRLSR; via the coding sequence TTGCAACTTTTTATACTACGGCCGATGCCGCCCGTCAATAATCACTTCCCGGATCCCACCATTAGACGAAAATTCCAGCAGCGACTGCTGCGCTGGTATGCGCGCCATCGGCGCGACCTGCCTTGGCGAAAGACCTCTGACCCGTACAAGATCCTGGTTTCGGAGGTGATGCTGCAACAGACCCAGGTTGATCGGGTCGTCCCCAAGTATAAGCAGTTTCTCCGGAAGTACCCTTCGATCGAGGTGCTTGCCAGCGCCTCGGTGAACGACGTCGAAGCCGCTTGGCGGCCGCTCGGCTACAATATCCGGCCGGTCCGCCTGCACGCTATCGCGCAGGAGACTGTACAGCAACATGGTGGCAAGATCCCGGCCTCCCTGGAGAAGCTTCAAGCGTTCAAGGGGATTGGCCGCTACACCGCCGGCGCGGTGATGAGCTTCGCTTTCCGCAAGGACGCCCCGATCCTCGATACCAACGTGAAAAGGCTGCTGCAGCGGGTCTTCCTTGGTTCGATGAACGGGAACGGCTCCAAGCCGGTGAAACGCCTCTGGGACCTCTCGGAGACCTTGATTCCAAAGGGCAAAGGGTATGACTTCAATCAGGCTATGATGGACTTGGGCGCGCTCATCTGTACCGCCCGCAAGCCCAACTGCTCGATCTGTCCCATGCGGGCGCTCTGCATCTCTTACCCATGGGATAAGGAAAATAAGTCATGTCTGAAGTTGCGCCGACTGTCGAGGTAG
- the def gene encoding peptide deformylase: protein MPILKVARLGHPVLRQVAPPVRPETIREVEIQRLIDDMIETMREYEGVGVAAPQVHVSKQIAVIEAVGNRRYPDAPDIPLTVLINLEVTPLAPDLEDDWEGCLSLIDFRGQTPRYQQVRAKALDREGRPVEFVATGFHARVLQHERDHLLGKLFIDRMPSLETLSYLSEYSRYWSR from the coding sequence TTGCCGATCCTGAAGGTGGCGCGTCTGGGGCATCCGGTCTTACGGCAGGTCGCACCGCCCGTGAGACCAGAGACGATTCGGGAGGTCGAGATTCAGCGCCTCATCGATGATATGATCGAAACGATGCGGGAATACGAAGGCGTCGGGGTCGCGGCACCCCAGGTCCATGTCTCCAAGCAGATTGCCGTCATTGAGGCCGTGGGCAACCGACGCTACCCTGACGCCCCGGACATCCCACTGACTGTCCTGATCAATCTTGAGGTAACCCCGCTTGCTCCCGACCTGGAGGACGACTGGGAAGGGTGCCTTAGTCTGATCGATTTCCGTGGGCAGACACCGCGCTATCAGCAGGTGCGGGCGAAGGCGCTTGATCGGGAAGGTCGGCCGGTTGAGTTTGTCGCCACCGGATTCCATGCGCGGGTACTCCAACATGAGCGCGACCACCTGTTGGGTAAGCTGTTTATCGACCGGATGCCAAGTCTTGAAACTCTGTCCTACCTTTCAGAGTACAGCCGCTACTGGAGCCGCTAG
- a CDS encoding YetF domain-containing protein, translated as MWKLFIPEISIAEKILRSGVVYLFLLLAFRFTGKRQVGQLTPFDLVVLLIISNVVQNAVIGNDNSLGGGLIGAVTILALNYGVTEVAYRSKRARRLLEAQPTLLIHNGRILQENLRRERITLDELLAALRRNGLVEPAQAHVAVLEENGGISVIPRTADGEPSRSNQA; from the coding sequence ATGTGGAAGCTCTTCATTCCTGAGATTTCCATTGCTGAAAAGATACTGCGGTCGGGTGTCGTCTATCTCTTCCTGCTGCTGGCGTTTCGTTTCACAGGGAAGCGGCAGGTAGGCCAGCTTACCCCCTTTGACCTTGTCGTCCTGCTCATCATCTCGAATGTGGTCCAGAACGCTGTAATCGGCAACGACAACTCGCTCGGGGGCGGACTCATCGGGGCGGTGACCATCCTTGCGCTCAATTACGGCGTGACCGAAGTGGCGTATCGCTCCAAGCGTGCTCGCCGCCTGCTCGAGGCCCAGCCCACCCTCCTGATTCACAACGGCCGCATTCTCCAGGAGAATCTGCGACGCGAACGCATCACGCTCGACGAGTTGCTGGCGGCGCTGCGGCGCAACGGCCTGGTAGAACCGGCGCAGGCGCACGTCGCAGTCTTAGAGGAGAACGGCGGGATCAGCGTCATCCCCAGGACCGCCGATGGCGAGCCGTCCCGCTCAAACCAGGCATGA
- a CDS encoding type II toxin-antitoxin system VapB family antitoxin, translating into MRTTLEIDERLLKQAQVLTKAKTKKEVVHRSLEALIRQQRIERLLGKLGHFPLNLTPRKLAKLRADG; encoded by the coding sequence ATGAGAACAACTCTAGAGATTGACGAGAGGCTCCTCAAGCAGGCGCAGGTTCTTACCAAGGCCAAGACAAAGAAGGAGGTTGTCCACCGCTCCCTGGAGGCCCTTATCCGCCAGCAGCGGATCGAGCGTCTCCTTGGAAAACTTGGCCACTTTCCACTGAACTTAACTCCGAGAAAACTCGCCAAGCTGCGTGCCGATGGCTGA
- a CDS encoding (deoxy)nucleoside triphosphate pyrophosphohydrolase, with amino-acid sequence MSEVAPTVEVAAGLIIRDGKILIAQRLSNVHLGGLWEFPGGKRQANESFEACLKREVMEELGLTIAVHEQVSSAEHHDAERQVRLRFYRCTILVGEPSPLECEAFRWITPAEINAFTFPPADLPLVQQIASGQRLIA; translated from the coding sequence ATGTCTGAAGTTGCGCCGACTGTCGAGGTAGCGGCCGGTCTTATCATCAGGGATGGGAAGATCCTCATCGCCCAGCGCTTGAGCAACGTCCATTTGGGCGGGCTCTGGGAGTTTCCCGGTGGCAAGCGGCAAGCCAACGAAAGCTTCGAGGCCTGCTTGAAAAGAGAGGTCATGGAAGAGCTGGGACTGACCATCGCGGTCCACGAGCAGGTCTCCTCCGCCGAGCACCACGATGCTGAGCGCCAGGTCCGACTTCGTTTCTACCGCTGTACCATCCTGGTCGGTGAGCCCAGCCCCCTCGAGTGCGAAGCCTTTCGCTGGATTACTCCGGCCGAGATCAACGCCTTCACGTTTCCGCCCGCCGACCTACCGCTGGTTCAGCAGATTGCCTCAGGTCAGCGTCTCATCGCCTAG
- a CDS encoding TldD/PmbA family protein encodes MIGQQIVEEVLQQAKQKGATEADLVLAENELVTTQVRLGETETLRSAKEVRLGLRLFFDKRSATSSTSDLSTESLARLVEDTAVLAKAIARDDCSGLPTAEECARNVPDLHLYDPDGETLTVKDQLDRAKAAEAAALSSDSRITNSEGAEFASNLYRIIYGSSQGFLGEYRGSTFSLAVSPIASSEDGMQRDHWYSRARHLGAMESPEAVGKQAAERTLRRLGARKIKTQEVPVVFDPETATNLLRIICGALCGPALYRGASFLVGKLGERIAAETVSVYDDGTLPGHLGSKPFDGEGLPTRRNTIMEDGVLRSYLLDSYSARKLGMKSTGNASRGAGDSPTAWPTNFYLQAGPHAPAEIIRSVDAGLYVTELIGFGVNLVTGDYSQGAVGFWIEKGELTYPVQEITIAGNLKEMLLGIEMVGNDLSFRQSVVAPTLKIRRMTVAGH; translated from the coding sequence ATGATCGGCCAGCAGATCGTCGAAGAAGTCCTGCAACAGGCGAAGCAAAAAGGAGCTACAGAGGCCGACCTGGTTCTGGCTGAGAACGAGTTGGTCACCACCCAGGTCAGGTTAGGGGAGACTGAAACCCTTCGGAGTGCCAAAGAGGTCCGGCTCGGATTGCGGCTGTTTTTCGACAAACGGTCGGCCACCAGTTCGACCTCGGACCTCTCTACGGAGTCGCTCGCACGATTGGTGGAGGATACTGCCGTCCTGGCCAAGGCGATTGCCCGCGATGATTGCTCCGGGCTGCCGACGGCGGAAGAATGCGCCAGAAACGTCCCGGATCTTCACCTGTATGATCCGGATGGCGAGACCCTCACTGTCAAAGACCAGCTTGATCGGGCTAAGGCGGCCGAGGCTGCAGCCCTGTCCTCTGACAGCAGGATCACGAATTCTGAGGGGGCGGAGTTTGCGAGCAACCTGTATCGGATCATCTACGGCAGCAGTCAGGGCTTTCTGGGTGAGTATCGCGGCTCGACCTTCAGCCTGGCGGTGTCGCCCATCGCCTCGTCTGAGGACGGCATGCAGCGCGATCACTGGTACTCACGCGCCCGACACCTGGGCGCCATGGAGTCGCCTGAAGCGGTCGGGAAACAGGCGGCCGAGCGTACCCTCAGGCGCCTGGGTGCGCGCAAGATCAAAACCCAGGAGGTCCCGGTAGTCTTCGACCCCGAGACCGCCACGAACCTCTTGCGTATCATCTGCGGCGCGCTCTGCGGTCCCGCCCTCTATCGCGGGGCGTCGTTCCTGGTCGGCAAGCTGGGTGAGCGGATCGCTGCCGAGACCGTCTCGGTCTATGATGACGGCACATTACCCGGCCATCTGGGCTCAAAGCCGTTCGATGGTGAGGGACTCCCGACTCGCCGGAATACCATCATGGAAGACGGCGTCCTGCGCAGCTACCTCCTCGACAGCTATTCCGCCCGCAAGCTCGGGATGAAGTCGACCGGCAATGCGAGTCGAGGCGCCGGCGATTCGCCGACTGCCTGGCCGACGAACTTTTACCTCCAGGCCGGGCCGCACGCCCCGGCTGAGATCATTCGCTCGGTGGACGCCGGGCTCTACGTCACCGAACTGATCGGCTTCGGCGTGAACCTCGTGACCGGCGACTACTCACAGGGCGCGGTGGGATTCTGGATCGAGAAGGGTGAGTTGACCTATCCGGTGCAGGAGATCACCATCGCCGGCAACCTCAAGGAGATGCTCCTGGGGATCGAGATGGTGGGCAACGACCTCAGCTTCCGCCAGAGTGTCGTCGCCCCCACCCTCAAGATCCGCCGCATGACCGTCGCCGGGCACTAG
- a CDS encoding PIN domain nuclease gives MADGWVLIDTSAWIHALRPTGNPVVRQQVYGLLTEGRAVTCEMIILELASGTRTEGEYQELREDLEALQQFPITESVWRLAYRIAHAVRRKGLSIPTTDLLIATVVLSYPCRLLHCDKHFDLMARHIALPIWKP, from the coding sequence ATGGCTGATGGATGGGTCCTGATCGACACCTCGGCCTGGATCCATGCCCTGCGGCCCACCGGGAATCCCGTTGTCCGGCAACAAGTTTACGGTTTGCTCACTGAGGGGCGGGCAGTCACGTGTGAAATGATCATCCTGGAGCTTGCCAGCGGCACACGGACGGAAGGAGAGTATCAGGAGCTCCGCGAAGACTTAGAGGCGCTACAACAATTCCCGATTACCGAGTCAGTCTGGAGATTGGCCTACAGGATTGCCCACGCGGTGCGACGTAAAGGCTTATCGATTCCCACGACGGATCTTCTCATCGCTACTGTTGTCTTGAGCTACCCGTGCCGCCTTCTTCATTGCGATAAGCACTTCGACCTGATGGCGCGCCATATTGCGCTTCCGATCTGGAAACCCTAG
- the tldD gene encoding metalloprotease TldD has translation MTIHPMKPERFFLEKFGLTERHLERGLGAALGAQVDDADLYFEYRISESLLLEEGIIKQAAKNINQGVGVRALAHEKTGYAFSDEISLENLELAGSRAKEIAERAGVGTPPPVKVGGSPPHDLYPVRVPPVEIPLEKKIDLLQQIDIIARQADPRIVQVMASFACESKIVMIATSAGVMIGDIQPLSRLSITCIAQEGENRQIGSWGGGGRADFEFFLERDRFEHYAKEAVRLAIMNLNAADAPAGTMDVVLGPGWPGILLHEAIGHGLEGDFNRKKTSAFSDRIGQRVASELVTVVDDGTIPGRRGSLNVDDEGTPTSRTVLIERGILRGYLQDRLNARLMGMEPTGNGRRESYAHQPLPRMTNTFMLPGDSTSEEIIGSVKHGLYAVTFGGGQVDITSGKFVFSASEAYIIEDGKITKPVKGATLIGHGPEVLTRVTMVGNDLKLDEGVGTCGKDGQSVPVGVGLPTIKIEGLTVGGTLGLQKGGGA, from the coding sequence ATGACGATACACCCGATGAAACCGGAGCGGTTTTTCCTGGAAAAGTTCGGATTGACGGAGCGGCACCTTGAACGGGGATTGGGAGCCGCCCTCGGCGCGCAGGTTGATGACGCCGACCTGTACTTCGAGTACCGGATCAGCGAGTCGTTGCTGCTTGAAGAGGGGATAATCAAGCAGGCGGCGAAGAACATTAACCAAGGGGTCGGCGTCAGGGCCCTCGCCCACGAGAAGACCGGATACGCCTTTTCTGATGAGATCAGTCTGGAGAACCTGGAGCTCGCCGGTTCACGGGCCAAAGAGATCGCTGAGCGGGCGGGTGTCGGCACTCCTCCCCCGGTGAAGGTCGGCGGCTCGCCTCCTCATGATCTGTACCCGGTTCGTGTCCCGCCGGTAGAGATTCCGCTGGAAAAGAAGATTGATCTGCTCCAGCAAATCGACATCATCGCCAGGCAAGCAGACCCCCGGATCGTCCAGGTGATGGCATCTTTTGCCTGCGAATCTAAGATTGTCATGATTGCGACCTCTGCCGGCGTCATGATCGGCGACATCCAGCCGCTCTCACGCCTGAGCATCACCTGCATCGCCCAAGAGGGCGAGAACAGGCAAATAGGATCCTGGGGTGGAGGCGGTCGGGCCGACTTTGAGTTCTTTCTGGAACGGGACCGCTTCGAGCACTATGCCAAGGAGGCCGTTCGCCTGGCCATTATGAACCTCAATGCAGCCGACGCCCCTGCCGGAACGATGGACGTCGTTCTCGGCCCCGGATGGCCCGGGATCTTACTGCACGAGGCGATCGGCCACGGTCTTGAAGGCGACTTCAACCGGAAGAAGACCTCGGCTTTCTCCGACCGGATCGGGCAGCGGGTGGCCTCCGAGCTAGTCACCGTGGTGGACGATGGCACGATCCCCGGACGCCGCGGCTCGCTGAATGTCGATGACGAGGGGACGCCGACCAGCCGCACCGTTCTGATCGAGCGCGGGATCCTGCGGGGGTATTTGCAGGATCGGCTGAACGCCCGCCTGATGGGTATGGAACCGACAGGCAACGGCCGACGCGAAAGTTACGCCCACCAACCGCTTCCACGCATGACCAATACCTTCATGCTGCCTGGCGACTCGACCTCGGAGGAAATCATCGGCTCCGTCAAGCATGGCCTGTACGCCGTGACCTTCGGTGGCGGCCAGGTGGACATCACCAGCGGCAAGTTCGTCTTTTCGGCCAGCGAGGCGTACATTATCGAAGACGGGAAGATCACAAAACCGGTCAAGGGCGCCACGCTGATCGGCCACGGGCCGGAGGTCCTGACCCGAGTGACCATGGTGGGTAATGACCTGAAGCTGGATGAGGGAGTCGGGACGTGCGGGAAGGACGGTCAAAGCGTTCCCGTGGGCGTCGGGCTGCCGACTATCAAGATCGAGGGGCTGACCGTGGGCGGGACCCTCGGCCTACAAAAGGGAGGGGGTGCGTAA